A stretch of the Sorangium aterium genome encodes the following:
- a CDS encoding transposase produces the protein MPPDDGGEARFEPKRHGPLTVELDGFNVEAAVRIEGYDDQGRERLVLYRARPCFALGQLSILRNGRVAYQVKYPRRKGTHRVMMPIVFLARLAALVPPPRHPLVRYHGVLAPHAKQRSVVVPKATGKACKGDQRAGADSAGSDDKKTTITPMPTS, from the coding sequence GTGCCGCCGGACGATGGAGGTGAAGCGCGGTTCGAGCCGAAGCGCCATGGGCCGCTCACGGTGGAGCTCGATGGTTTCAACGTCGAGGCGGCGGTGCGCATCGAGGGCTACGACGACCAGGGGCGCGAGCGGCTCGTCCTGTATCGCGCGCGTCCCTGCTTCGCTTTGGGGCAGCTCAGTATCCTCCGCAACGGTCGGGTGGCCTATCAGGTGAAGTACCCGCGGCGAAAAGGAACGCATCGGGTGATGATGCCGATTGTGTTTCTCGCGAGGCTCGCCGCGCTGGTGCCGCCGCCGCGCCATCCGCTGGTGCGCTACCACGGTGTGCTCGCGCCGCATGCGAAGCAACGCAGCGTCGTGGTACCGAAGGCGACGGGGAAGGCGTGTAAGGGCGACCAGCGCGCCGGAGCTGATAGCGCGGGCAGCGATGACAAGAAGACGACGATCACGCCCATGCCGACGAGTTAG